The Salvelinus fontinalis isolate EN_2023a chromosome 24, ASM2944872v1, whole genome shotgun sequence genome has a segment encoding these proteins:
- the LOC129822629 gene encoding protein phosphatase 1A-like, with translation MRTARRASTVEVPSFLRQLAKETEKMVTFFFKGGQRDGQEGNEEDFSDEEYGPSVYLDRPILDKHTAEGRSQWGVNYATASMQGWRAQMEDAHTCMPEMGGELAEWGYYAVFDGHAGNTVAQYCSHNLLQHILATGRVKAQEDPDDVKEGIVEGFLAIDSHMHTLTRQECWERSGSTAAAVMLSPQYVYFVNCGDSRTLLCRDGQVIFYTEDHKPFNPREKERIQNAGGSVTQHRVNGSLAVSRSLGDFDFKEVDWRSQTEQLVSPEPEVYELERSPQDEFLIVACDGVWDAIGNEELCAFVHSRLQVCDDLREICNQVIDLCLYKGSLDNMSIIIVTFPGAPQVSQEALQKEAELETILEAKVEEIVNLLKSRDKEPDLLYVMKFLVSEDIPGLPPGGGVTSKRDCVISAYQKFVTPFRSLEPMVGDDQT, from the exons ATGAGGACGGCCAGGCGGGCCAGCACCGTGGAGGTGCCCTCCTTCCTCCGCCAGCTAGCCAAGGAGACAGAGAAGATGGTCACCTTCTTCTttaagggaggacagagggatggcCAGGAGGGGAACGAAGAGGACTTCAGTGATGAGGAATACGGGCCGAGCGTCTACCTGGACCGGCCCATCCTGGATAAACACACGGCCGAGGGGAGGTCTCAGTGGGGGGTCAACTATGCAACGGCCAGCATGCAGGGCTGGAGGGCACAGATGGAGGACGCCCACACCTGCATGCCGGAGATGGGAGGGGAGCTGGCGGAGTGGGGCTACTACGCAGTGTTTGATGGACACGCTGGCAACACGGTGGCACAGTACTGCTCCCATAACCTGCTGCAACACATCCTCGCTACAG GGCGCGTAAAGGCACAGGAGGACCCTGACGACGTGAAGGAGGGGATCGTCGAGGGCTTCCTGGCCATTGACAGCCACATGCACACGCTGACGCGCCAGGAATGCTGGGAGCGCAGCGGCTCCACGGCGGCTGCCGTCATGCTCTCGCCGCAGTACGTCTACTTCGTCAACTGTGGCGACTCGCGGACGCTCCTCTGCCGTGACGGCCAGGTCATCTTCTACACGGAGGACCACAAGCCCTTCAACCCAAGGGAGAAGGAGCGGATACAGAACGCGGGCGGCTCGGTGACCCAGCATAGGGTGAACGGCTCCCTGGCCGTGTCCAGGTCCCTGGGAGACTTTGACTTTAAGGAGGTGGACTGGAGGTCCCAGACTGAGCAGCTGGTCTCCCCAGAGCCAGAGGTGTACGAGCTGGAGAGGTCCCCGCAAGACGAGTTCCTCATAGTGGCTTGTGACGGAGTGTGGGACGCCATCGGCAACGAGGAGCTGTGTGCGTTCGTCCACAGTCGCCTGCAGGTGTGCGATGACCTGAGGGAGATCTGCAACCAGGTCATTGACCTCTGCCTCTATAAG GGTAGTTTGGACAACATGAGCATCATCATCGTGACCTTCCCTGGTGCACCCCAGGTGTCACAAGAGGCCCTACAAAAAGAGGCCGAGCTAGAGACAATCCTCGAGGCCAAAGTGGAAG agATTGTCAACTTGCTAAAGTCGCGGGACAAGGAACCGGACCTGCTGTACGTGATGAAGTTTCTGGTCTCTGAGGACATACCTGGCCTGCCACCAGGGGGAGGAGTCACCAGCAA AAGAGACTGTGTCATCTCTGCATATCAGAAGTTTGTAACGCCCTTCAGATCTCTGGAACCAATGGTAGGAGATGACCAAACATAG
- the LOC129821848 gene encoding reticulon-2-like isoform X1, protein MGQVLGFSHCKEYGSVSSTPDSTPPCTEGGNEESELYDLQTAREWSDEEDGSPEDDDGEASSPSIWGTPRQNSFEPTFSYIAIAEAEAGGATRHHRDSSSGSRRRGGARGGRTSLIRTDTVESILPLDSPDVEWDPHTFLTLEDEEEREREERERDVHRQTVTVQDSLLDTEIEPQERDTETQREETEPLEPQHYSPSDSHQAASPPPEPESLVTTEATVPLLTAVRPRGALTDDVSSTSSTSIGRNTQEELVSEQWFSVLNLSGPTICTHIAVMDLIYWKDTERTGMVFTGLVVGLLSLFQLSIITVVSTISLGALCFTVSVSLYYKILHVLNMGDGVPPFKAYLDLDISFSGELADQYMQKAIVAVVSAANSLKNLFLVGSLFDSLKLLALIYLVTFLGDLCNGLTVLIMGVIALFSLPLFYRQHQAKVDGFFAGIQANVDNVKDILHRIAQGGGPAADTTPGGAKPKTQ, encoded by the exons ATGGGCCAGGTTCTAGGATTCTCCCACTGCA AGGAATACGGTTCTGTCTCCTCCACACCTGATTCAACGCCTCCCTGCACTGAAG GTGGGAATGAGGAGTCTGAGCTGTACGACCTGCAGACGGCCAGGGAGTGGTCTGACGAAGAAGACGGGAGTCCGGAGGATGATGACGGTGAAGCTTCATCCCCCTCCATTTGGGGGACCCCGAGACAGAACTCCTTCGAGCCCACCTTCTCCTACATCGCCATCGCCGAGGCAGAGGCAGGCGGAGCCACACGACATCATCGTGACTCATCATCAGGGAGCCGGCGGAGGGGCGGGGCCAGGGGAGGCCGCACCTCTCTGATCCGCACCGACACCGTGGAATCAATCCTCCCCCTGGACTCCCCTGACGTGGAGTGGGACCCCCACACCTTCCTCACcctagaggatgaggaggagagggagagggaggaaagggagagggacgTCCACAGACAGACTGTGACAGTCCAGGATTCTCTCCTAGATACTGAGATTGAACCTcaagagagggacacagagacccagagagaggagacagagcccCTGGAGCCCCAGCACTACAGTCCCTCTGACAGCCACCAGG CAGCATCACCGCCCCCTGAGCCTGAGTCCCTCGTAACCACGGAAGCCACCGTCCCACTGCTCACGGCTGTGCGACCAAGAGGCGCCCTCACCGATGACGTGTCATCCACTTCCTCCACCTCCATTGGTCGAAACACTCAGGAAGAGCTGGTTAGCGAACAGTGGTTTTCAGTGCTCAACCTATCAGGCCCTACGATATGCACCCACATAGCAG tgatGGATCTGATCTACTGGAAGGACACAGAGCGTACAGGCATGGTATTCACAGGGCTAGTGGTGGGTTTGCTGTCCTTGTTCCAGCTCAGCATCATCACAGTCGTCTCCACCATCTCCCTGGGCGCCCTGTGCTTCACCGTCTCAGTCAGCCTCTACTATAAAATCCTCCACGTACTCAACATGGGAGACGGAGTGCCCCCCTTCAA GGCTTATCTGGATCTGGACATTAGTTTCAGTGGGGAGCTGGCGGACCAATACATGCAGAAGGCCATCGTTGCAGTCGTCTCTGCTGCTAACTCACTCAAGAATCTCTTCCTGGTTGGAAGCCTCTTCGACTCTCTCAAG CTCCTGGCTCTGATTTACCTGGTGACCTTCCTGGGAGACCTGTGTAATGGCCTTACTGTCCTCATCATGG GTGTGATCGCTCTATTCTCTCTACCGCTGTTCTACAGGCAGCACCAG GCAAAAGTGGACGGCTTCTTTGCAGGAATTCAGGCAAACGTGGACAACGTCAAGGACAT TCTCCACAGAATTGCCCAAGGTGGTGGCCCCGCCGCTGACACCACCCCTGGCGGTGCCAAGCCCAAAACACAATGA
- the LOC129821848 gene encoding reticulon-2-like isoform X2: MANINVMDLIYWKDTERTGMVFTGLVVGLLSLFQLSIITVVSTISLGALCFTVSVSLYYKILHVLNMGDGVPPFKAYLDLDISFSGELADQYMQKAIVAVVSAANSLKNLFLVGSLFDSLKLLALIYLVTFLGDLCNGLTVLIMGVIALFSLPLFYRQHQAKVDGFFAGIQANVDNVKDILHRIAQGGGPAADTTPGGAKPKTQ; the protein is encoded by the exons ATGGCCAACATTAACG tgatGGATCTGATCTACTGGAAGGACACAGAGCGTACAGGCATGGTATTCACAGGGCTAGTGGTGGGTTTGCTGTCCTTGTTCCAGCTCAGCATCATCACAGTCGTCTCCACCATCTCCCTGGGCGCCCTGTGCTTCACCGTCTCAGTCAGCCTCTACTATAAAATCCTCCACGTACTCAACATGGGAGACGGAGTGCCCCCCTTCAA GGCTTATCTGGATCTGGACATTAGTTTCAGTGGGGAGCTGGCGGACCAATACATGCAGAAGGCCATCGTTGCAGTCGTCTCTGCTGCTAACTCACTCAAGAATCTCTTCCTGGTTGGAAGCCTCTTCGACTCTCTCAAG CTCCTGGCTCTGATTTACCTGGTGACCTTCCTGGGAGACCTGTGTAATGGCCTTACTGTCCTCATCATGG GTGTGATCGCTCTATTCTCTCTACCGCTGTTCTACAGGCAGCACCAG GCAAAAGTGGACGGCTTCTTTGCAGGAATTCAGGCAAACGTGGACAACGTCAAGGACAT TCTCCACAGAATTGCCCAAGGTGGTGGCCCCGCCGCTGACACCACCCCTGGCGGTGCCAAGCCCAAAACACAATGA
- the LOC129821848 gene encoding reticulon-2-like isoform X3 has translation MDLIYWKDTERTGMVFTGLVVGLLSLFQLSIITVVSTISLGALCFTVSVSLYYKILHVLNMGDGVPPFKAYLDLDISFSGELADQYMQKAIVAVVSAANSLKNLFLVGSLFDSLKLLALIYLVTFLGDLCNGLTVLIMGVIALFSLPLFYRQHQAKVDGFFAGIQANVDNVKDILHRIAQGGGPAADTTPGGAKPKTQ, from the exons atGGATCTGATCTACTGGAAGGACACAGAGCGTACAGGCATGGTATTCACAGGGCTAGTGGTGGGTTTGCTGTCCTTGTTCCAGCTCAGCATCATCACAGTCGTCTCCACCATCTCCCTGGGCGCCCTGTGCTTCACCGTCTCAGTCAGCCTCTACTATAAAATCCTCCACGTACTCAACATGGGAGACGGAGTGCCCCCCTTCAA GGCTTATCTGGATCTGGACATTAGTTTCAGTGGGGAGCTGGCGGACCAATACATGCAGAAGGCCATCGTTGCAGTCGTCTCTGCTGCTAACTCACTCAAGAATCTCTTCCTGGTTGGAAGCCTCTTCGACTCTCTCAAG CTCCTGGCTCTGATTTACCTGGTGACCTTCCTGGGAGACCTGTGTAATGGCCTTACTGTCCTCATCATGG GTGTGATCGCTCTATTCTCTCTACCGCTGTTCTACAGGCAGCACCAG GCAAAAGTGGACGGCTTCTTTGCAGGAATTCAGGCAAACGTGGACAACGTCAAGGACAT TCTCCACAGAATTGCCCAAGGTGGTGGCCCCGCCGCTGACACCACCCCTGGCGGTGCCAAGCCCAAAACACAATGA